One Campylobacter pinnipediorum subsp. caledonicus genomic window carries:
- a CDS encoding TonB-dependent receptor domain-containing protein, protein MNNLLKTGLSLALIVNILSVTYAEDEVELDSVEVVGQNHKERDEAYKKSGAVSIRDEINKSDKTLDTIIRSIPGTFTQMNKGAGAVTVNIRGGTGFGRVNTMVDGVSQTFYSSGGDTGGKGGAGSQFGASIDPSFITSVELNRGSFKGSGGANSLMGSSNFKTIAVDDILRFDRNIGGMLKSQVGSNDMRPEHMFAVAGKRFFNYGGALGFLYGHSEKTISQNYEVGGGETHSEKSIRDTKRISEDYEKEYYPDKSPYDSTPYDPEKVRQKPKSDIFKIEYTDDYNSLELQYRTLNNHLAGRSIKNNTKQINYNLNIPDNNLVNFNFLYSNNFNQQNYDIGAEIINRRINKPLTGENKAEIFDISNTFEFELPKDSTLSTTFGLNVLENKYSRNRYPDELKIYKICEDDEENDDCLVSTSEFLGGTFSEAEKINAALPTNSFFPQGEQKFKAFYLDNSINWDKLTFNYNINFVKYKNKGESLLTVSQFVDELNDQWNKLDEIWKKLPEKSKEREALEPEFNRLEELYKPYYDWNKVKKNNIHDQDEIEKGFTQNPNNIITKQDEIKDHFLNYSFMVTANLNEYFTPFIGLSRTHRAPTIQEMFFSNLSNAGKNLSLKPETAKTKQIGFNGFTQGVITKNDTIGYKFTRYQTRIENFIHNILSYRVVPGKYLDGTSVTVGTIYHRNHNEEVFINGFEAEISYDMGTFFANASFAKQRTNQPASYSDISRTADNITVDQADAQSFGLTKVTILPNQYGSLELGVRLFDQKLTLGGIAKYYGKSKRSKYDTTLMCEGGAKPIHPLDQHGNFSFERALQCPKDATGKQYKSIGQIAEYEEFESQPIIYDIYATYEPSKNFMIKFAIDNLTDKLYVNPLDANNDSASQYAKVIHTKQKNGNYFYTEYLQNNFARGRTAKLMFSYKF, encoded by the coding sequence TTGAATAATTTGCTTAAAACCGGACTTAGTTTGGCTTTGATTGTTAATATTTTATCTGTTACATATGCTGAGGATGAAGTTGAGTTAGATTCAGTAGAAGTTGTTGGCCAAAACCATAAAGAGAGAGATGAGGCCTATAAAAAAAGTGGCGCTGTAAGTATCAGAGATGAGATAAATAAATCAGATAAAACACTTGATACAATAATCAGATCAATACCTGGCACATTTACACAGATGAACAAAGGTGCTGGAGCCGTTACTGTAAATATAAGGGGCGGCACTGGATTTGGTAGGGTAAATACAATGGTCGATGGTGTTTCTCAGACATTTTATAGCAGTGGTGGAGATACCGGCGGTAAGGGTGGTGCAGGATCTCAGTTTGGTGCATCCATAGATCCATCATTTATTACAAGTGTTGAGCTAAACAGAGGCTCTTTTAAAGGAAGTGGTGGTGCAAACTCTTTAATGGGTTCTTCAAATTTTAAGACAATCGCGGTTGATGATATCTTAAGATTTGATAGAAATATAGGTGGTATGCTAAAAAGTCAAGTCGGTAGCAACGATATGAGACCCGAGCATATGTTTGCAGTGGCTGGGAAGAGATTTTTTAATTACGGTGGTGCTCTTGGATTTTTATATGGGCATAGTGAAAAAACCATATCACAAAATTATGAAGTTGGAGGGGGTGAAACACATTCAGAAAAATCAATTAGAGACACAAAACGTATATCAGAAGATTATGAAAAAGAATACTATCCTGACAAATCTCCATATGATTCAACACCATACGATCCTGAAAAAGTTAGACAAAAACCAAAAAGCGATATCTTTAAGATAGAATATACAGATGACTATAACTCACTTGAATTACAATACAGAACCTTAAACAATCACTTAGCAGGTCGTAGCATAAAAAATAATACAAAGCAGATTAATTATAATCTAAATATACCGGATAATAATTTAGTTAATTTTAATTTTCTATACTCAAATAATTTCAATCAACAAAACTATGATATAGGTGCTGAGATAATAAACAGAAGAATAAACAAGCCACTTACTGGAGAAAATAAAGCTGAGATATTTGATATAAGCAACACATTTGAGTTTGAGCTACCGAAAGATTCAACGTTAAGCACTACATTTGGTTTAAACGTATTAGAAAATAAATACTCTAGAAATCGCTACCCTGATGAGCTTAAAATATATAAAATTTGCGAAGATGATGAAGAAAACGATGATTGTTTGGTATCAACTAGTGAGTTTTTAGGCGGTACTTTTTCTGAAGCAGAAAAAATAAATGCGGCATTGCCAACAAATTCATTTTTTCCACAAGGAGAACAAAAATTTAAAGCTTTTTACTTAGATAATTCAATTAATTGGGATAAATTAACTTTTAATTATAATATAAATTTTGTTAAATACAAAAATAAAGGCGAAAGCCTGCTTACGGTTAGTCAATTTGTTGATGAATTAAACGATCAATGGAACAAACTTGATGAGATCTGGAAAAAATTACCCGAAAAGTCAAAAGAAAGAGAGGCATTAGAGCCGGAATTTAATAGATTAGAAGAGCTCTATAAACCTTACTATGATTGGAATAAAGTAAAGAAAAACAATATACATGATCAAGATGAAATAGAAAAAGGTTTCACACAAAATCCAAACAATATAATAACAAAACAAGATGAAATAAAAGATCATTTTCTAAATTACTCTTTTATGGTAACAGCCAATCTTAATGAATATTTTACACCTTTTATAGGGCTATCAAGGACACACAGAGCACCTACTATACAAGAAATGTTCTTTTCAAACCTAAGCAATGCTGGAAAAAATTTATCCCTAAAACCAGAAACAGCCAAAACCAAACAAATAGGATTTAATGGGTTTACTCAAGGAGTAATTACAAAAAACGATACAATAGGATATAAATTCACAAGATATCAAACAAGAATTGAAAATTTTATACACAATATATTAAGCTACAGGGTAGTTCCTGGAAAATATCTAGACGGAACATCTGTGACTGTCGGAACCATATATCACAGAAACCATAATGAAGAAGTATTTATAAACGGTTTCGAGGCTGAAATAAGCTATGATATGGGAACATTTTTTGCGAATGCAAGCTTTGCGAAACAAAGAACAAATCAACCAGCATCTTATAGCGATATATCAAGGACTGCAGATAATATAACTGTAGATCAAGCTGATGCACAAAGTTTTGGATTAACAAAGGTTACAATATTGCCCAATCAATACGGTTCCCTTGAACTAGGAGTAAGATTATTTGATCAAAAACTTACACTAGGAGGTATTGCAAAATACTATGGTAAGAGCAAAAGAAGCAAATATGATACAACTTTAATGTGCGAAGGTGGAGCTAAGCCTATTCATCCATTAGATCAACATGGTAATTTTAGTTTTGAAAGAGCTTTACAATGTCCAAAAGATGCAACAGGTAAACAATATAAAAGTATAGGTCAAATAGCAGAATATGAAGAGTTTGAAAGCCAGCCTATAATATATGATATTTATGCCACATATGAACCTAGTAAAAATTTTATGATAAAATTTGCTATAGACAATCTAACAGACAAACTTTATGTAAACCCACTTGATGCAAATAACGACTCAGCATCACAATATGCAAAAGTGATTCACACAAAGCAAAAAAATGGGAATTATTTTTATACAGAATACCTCCAAAACAACTTTGCTCGTGGTAGAACAGCAAAATTAATGTTTTCATACAAATTTTAA
- the ybeY gene encoding rRNA maturation RNase YbeY: MITCDETYPEILDKICDFLTPGDVDLCFVDNEEMRKVNLKERGFDKTTDVLSFPLVYQPHAPLGCILINVDLVEEKSNELGHSKEAEIALLFTHGLLHVLGYDHETDDGQMREKEEAVIAEFELPDSLIVRNS; this comes from the coding sequence ATGATAACTTGCGATGAAACCTACCCAGAGATACTAGATAAAATTTGCGATTTTTTAACACCGGGAGATGTTGATTTGTGCTTTGTTGATAACGAAGAGATGAGAAAAGTAAATTTAAAAGAACGTGGATTTGACAAAACAACTGATGTGCTTAGCTTTCCACTTGTCTATCAGCCACATGCGCCGCTTGGCTGCATACTTATAAATGTTGATTTGGTTGAAGAAAAATCAAATGAACTAGGACATAGCAAAGAGGCTGAAATCGCACTTTTGTTTACTCATGGCTTACTTCATGTGCTAGGATATGATCACGAAACAGATGATGGGCAAATGAGAGAAAAAGAAGAAGCTGTTATAGCTGAGTTTGAACTTCCTGATAGCTTGATAGTAAGAAATTCATAA